Below is a window of Gossypium hirsutum isolate 1008001.06 chromosome A12, Gossypium_hirsutum_v2.1, whole genome shotgun sequence DNA.
ttcattttaaaatactattttctttatttaacaaGGATTTTTGCTATGACTATTTAGAGCACCATCACAGCCTATTACCGACAGTAAATACTTTCAACAgaggaaaaatgaaaagaatagaaAACATCCCGAAACATAAAATAACGATTCCAACTTGAAGCTATCCTAGACTTCGTTAAAAAAGGGAAAGGTAACCATTAAAGAATTGCTTTGTTAAACATCAAGAACAGAAGAAATTGATGTTTTTAATGATGTTCCAAGTTAAATCATAGAGATAACACAATTGTTCCAAATTGTTGAATGTTGCTAAAACATAGTAAATGTCAGTGCATTTTATGCCTGTCATCTGCAGCAGTTTTTGCAACTGCTTTGGTAACAAAATGAGTAACAATTCCAATGGGACAAAACAGCAGACAAAGCGAAACCGAATGCCGAGTCTCGATTTGGTTTTGCAGTCCATCCTGAAAAACCTGCCTGGAATTGAACAGCGGAACAAAATGGTCAGAACTCTGCAGTTCAAACTGTTAATTCGTGTAAGCATGAAATCAAGAGAGATACACATACCTTGCAGCAAAGAGATCTACAGCCAATAAATGAATCCATGCAGAAGCTAATGTCATTTCACTGGAGAACATTTTGGCCATACCAGATAGCTAAAACTCGGTGTGACAACAGAAAAAACCGTAAAGATTTGCAGTCATCGTTGACAATTGTATACAtctaaaacaaactaaaagagaGATCATATCATGTAAGTGTTGGTAAACATGTACCTCTGGCAGCCAGTATTTACTAGCAAACATCAGCTTTAATGTATCAGGCGTCCATGACAGGTACAGCAGATATGCATACAGAAGCCCGAGCACAATAAAAGGGACGCTACTTTCCATAGACTTTTTAGTCTGCATTCATAGTTGTGTACATGCCAAACACATCAGTTCCCCAAGAAATATAGCACGACTCAAAATATTTTACGTGAATCATTGAAACAAAGATGAGATTTTTAAGACTATAAGGCAGCATAAGCAAAATGGTGCAAATCACAACAGGTTAACCAAAACTTCTCCCTCCATTAAGGTTATTATGTAAGTCAGAAAACACAGGTAAACAATGACCCCAACAAGGAAACATTGAATGAAAAGCTTTTGTTCCGACTGAATTTGCACCAACCTATTCATAAAGTTCAGATTCCAAAGCTATACATGGCAAAGAGGAAGTCAAAATAAGTAGAAGAGAATAAAGTAAATGAGATTTCCCTAGTACTGACTAGAAACTTACCAATTCAGATTTCGGAGCAAAAACCATAAGAGTATAGAATGGAAGAACCGCTGCGGTTCCCAAGGTAAATACGCTGCTGGCAATTTGTGAAGTTGGCAACCCTGTAAAAGTGTTAGCATATGCCAGTTaggaagaataaaagaaaatgctTAGCAATGTTGACTTCTTTCAATATTTCATCGATCAAAATTATATGGTATTTAAGAGGATATATTGTGTACATGCTACAAATAAGGACATTTAGATTGCACTCAGTATAAGCATACTTAGCATAAACCACTGATGGGTGCAAGTTGGACATTAGTAAACATTAAGGCAGCAGCACAAAGAAAGAACTAATCCAACAGCCTAGCACAAATCGGCAGAGGCAGAACAAAGGAAACAGTAACTGATATATCCAAATTAGACCTTTTCACAACCTTTCAGTAGCAATAACTTATACAGGAAACAAAAACATATGGAACAAGCCTCTAGCATATGCCAGACTTTTCGATTGGCAACctatgtcaaaaaaaaaaaaggatcaatttctttttcttcactcttttctgcACATGGTCACCAATATTTCTTTTTGCTAGTAAAATATTGGTTTCTGCTACATTCTATAAGTGAGGAGCCAAAAAGACAACAGCAGGAAAGGACCTAACGCAAATAAACTTTGCTAGCAGATGGATGCTAGGAATTGATCAAAAGTCCTACTAGACTTCAACAGCCAAAAGAGTATATTCACAGAAATCCTAGAGGTTATATCATGTTAAGGTTAACGAGCATTAGAAGGACCATGGTGAGGCTGTAAAGAAGAATGTAAGACACTCTCCCAAATGGTGGAACTCCTGTTTAAAGATAGTGAATGATTCACACAATTTTGACCATGTGACGTGCATGAAAACTAGAAACTATTAAAGCAAAAATGTAAAGCAGTATGTGAAATTCTACTGAAAAGTAAGCGCTAAAAGGAATTACATGAAGCTTGTACTTCAAAGCTTTTTCTAAAGGGAATAAATGTAGAAACTTTTTGTCTAATAACAAGTCTTGTTCCTCTAGCAAAACTCCATTCATCAAGTAAGCCAGCTCCAATTCTTGCTTGCTGGCTGGGATGATCTGTGGTCCTGATTTTGAGAGCAGAAGTGAATCTTTGGTCCACTTCCACATTACGATGAAGATTACCTGGCTGCCCAAAGTGACTAATCTAAAAGAAACAAACCCCAAATTTAAGGATATCTCTTTAGCTTTAAGGTTAAATAGATAATTGTCAAAATGTTAATAAGCAGCATAATTACACAAATCCACTAAGTCCACCATGCTCTGATAATAAATAACATGAGAGACAAGCAATTAAAGAAAACAGACCATATTTAATTTTGACTCATAGTATTCCCTTATATTATGGGaaattatatacttttttttcctcataaaactcataaaattcattaggggatgtttttttttatacaatgcctacTTCTAATCATCACCCTTCCCAACCTTTAAATAGAAGTAAAGACGCTCTCGAACGCTCATCCTCCTCGTTGCTGCAATAGCAACGGTGCCAGCTGAGGTAAGACTAAATTCGttgacaaaaaggaaaatttagagAAACCAACAGATGGAAAAAAAAACTAGGGAAAGCATAGACTTCAGAATGAGAATTTATATGAcagtataattattttaaaaggtTAACTGCAGTTTTCAGTATGCTTTAATACAATCAAACTTCTAATATGTCATTTGAGCAGGCTAAAACATGGTGAAAGTTAATGTCCATTATGCAGATCATAAAAACTCCCTTAATTTCATTTCTAATACTGACAAAGCCTAaagtcttcccttttttttttttcaacaaacCATTAATTCTCCACAATACTAAGCCATAACCCACATCTCAGAATTAGCAGAAACTAGACTGATATGTACCTATGAAATGACCAAATTTATTATCCCAAAATAAATAAGTAAGCATCTAATAGTTCTTGTCATTTAAAGCTCTTTTATCATCAACATTacaaattaaactataaaagacAGAAACTTCCAGCAACACCCAGATTAAGAAACCAATCAAAAAACTTCAGAAGTctcaaaaggttttttttttaagaaaaaaaagaagaataaaagaaGCAAGATGAAGAACATAACAAggaaaaaaaggaaacaaaaacaaACCTTTGGTGAGATTAGAGGATGGGCAATGCAAGAAGAAAAGAACATGATGGCTGAAAAACTGAAGTGACCTTTAACAAAATCAACAGTAATGTCTTCTTCATGAGCTTTATGTAATACCCAATTGCCTAATAGTTGGTAATTAAAGCGTATACAACAAGGACTCTAAAAAGGTGACgagattaaaaaacaaaaaaaatgaaatgaaaaataaaaatgatgaaattggtaATGGTGTGGCGAGAAATTCCACTAAGAAGGACGCAGGCAAAAAGATGAAGGAAAGAGAAAATAGGGAAGTTTGAAGTATAAAGAATAGTTTATTTGTACTTTAtttgtgagatatttaaaataattaatggaCCCGCAAATagagtaataaaatatttatgtgatCTGATCTTTCTCATTGTATAATTGTTGTTGAAgtaatttaaaaattgtaaaatataggttaaattataaaaatagccaTTCAACTTATCAatgtgttttttttgttttagtcatccaagtttaaaattttttattttagttattaacattttttaaatttaatattttggtcactACTCCGTTGGCCTCTTTTTATGGgtacaataataaatttagccttcaatatCTATAGATTCTATTAATTttggtcttgattctaaaaaagattcaacaaatttagccttcaactTTACACATTCTGTTAATTTAGTTTTACTGcttgaaaattcaaaattaaaacaaaataactttaaaaataaaaaaattatttaaaagttcattcttcaacaaaaatataaaatattttataaaaatacatacaaaattataaataaatgaatgctAGTTTTTCTCTATTTCTAACATACAATTAATAGTTGAGTATTTGGCACACTAGCGATGTTTCAGTTCGCCAGGTTGTCTCTTATTTGCTCATGGATTCAGCAGCAGTTCGAAAGGCTGACCTATTTGAGAATCTCAGAATCTACTATTATTTTCAACTCCCCGAAGCATTTCGTCACTTACTATGCCCTGTCTTCGTCTTTGGGTGCCTAGGTATCCAACGTAAGCTTTTCCTCGTTTGAACCTTGCCTTTAACTTTATtttactttactttactttactttactttactttactataatttaatttaaggcTATTTCATCCTAAGTTCTTGCTAAATAAAATGGAAGGATCTTATTAATGTCCATGAATGATAAATCATAGATCGAACTAACTGTCAAATCAGAAAAATTGGGTACTATCATATAGCTTTGTTTGGGATAAGTTCTCGAGTTGAAGATAAGCGGACTCGAACCGCTAACATCCGCCATAAGGTAAACCACCGCTTCTCAAGCCTCCAACTGATTCTACCATAGAGGCCAACGATAGACAATAACTCCCCCTGAACACAACTTACAACTTTCATCTTACTATACTCTCCAAAAAGTAACTTTTCTCAAAATATCAAAAGGTGTTAAGTTGGAATCCTATTCTAATTAAGGATTCTCGTGGTTTCGAAGAATCCTGCTACAAGAGAACCAAGAATGGTGGAGAGCTTTCCCCCTCCGACTTTTTGGTCTTAAGAATGTTGGTTTTAAGAATGATTGATTGTCCTTCTCCGACCCTTACTGCCCGACCTGAGAGTAGATAGCTAATGTATTCCACTTATTGAAAAAGGTTTTATGGTCGATCCATGATGCTTGGATATCGAAGACGTCCTTGGAGTGATCTCGTAGTTCCTACGGGGTGGAGACGATAGGGTTAGTCCATgggttttcctttcttttgctgCATTTTGCTCAAAAAGTTGAAGGGAGATAGTGTACCAAGCTATTCGCAAAAGCCAAATTGATCCTCTTTCCAGAAATCTTAGATGGGGGAACCTACGAAGTCACCGACTCCAACTACTATTGATGTACAATCCATACTAAATTTGACCAATCGTCCATCCTACCTCTTCTACATTGTTGATAGCCCATCTTTATCTTAGTAGAGTTTTTCAGTGCAATGTTTCAGTCTTCTTCCCTCATTAATTAGAAAAAGTAAGCCACTGATTTAGGTACAAGATACTATCATTACCGCCTAGACAATTAGACATCAACTTGTAATTGCAACGACCTAATTGCAAGAGCGGAACTCTACCAACTGAGCTATATCCCCCGAGCCAAGTGGAGCATGCATGAAGGAGTCAGATACTTCTTCTATTCTTTTCTTTGACACAACTGGGTCATCCTGGACTTGAACCGGAAACCTCACCCGTAAAGTAAATCATCGCACCTACGGTCCAACCAATTGGGCGAAAAGCAATAGATTCCTTTTCAGGAGCTATTTATCCTTCCCGAACCGAGCATACAACTCTTTGTTGTACTGCGCTCTCTAAATGTGCTTATTCGCCCCTCTTTCTTACCATGGCAAgtatttgtgaaataagaaaTAACTCTGAtaggacaaaaaaaaaagagggtgCTAAGAGACCCTTTTGGCCCAACCCTAAACACTCTAAGATCCTTTTTCAAACCTGCTCCTATTTCGAGTCAAGAGATAGATAAATAGTCACATCCCATTGCACTGATCGGGGGTGTTCGTAGTGACTAATGGGGTCAAAGACCAAGAAGTGAATTATTTATCAACTAAGCATTCTTCTTACAACTAGATCCAATCTCCTGGTCCCTAtagaaaggaaaaagaatttcattttcttccttttaaGAATGGAGGGTTAAGAAAATCCTATCAATTGCAACTTTCTTCAGACTTTCgggaaaaacatgaaaaaatggTTGGAATAGTACGATCCCTCCGTGAATGAAAGAGGCGATCTCGTAATTTTTGGTTTGTGAAGATACATTGTTAGGTGCTACATTTTATTTTCCCATTGAGGCCTAACCTAAACCTATGCTCAAGAGATAGCTTTTCATACATTGATAAGGGATATATGGATTATTGACAAGAGAGGAGTCATAGTGGTCCCCCCGGACCACCCAAATCCCACGAGTGAATAGAAAGTTGGATCTACATTGGATCTCACCTGAATCGCCTCATCTATCCTCCTGAGGTGAAGTTTGGTTTTAAATCCCGGTTCAAACAGGAGAAGTATGCCATGCTAATGTGCCTTGGATGATCCACATCTCAGGGTTAGGCATTGATGAGCACATTGAACTATCCATTTGGCTGAGAGCCCTCATAGCGCAGGTAAAATGACGCAGTTATCAGGGGCACACTCTACCACTGAGCTAATAGCCCATTGTGTAGGCCTTTTGCTAGGGACCCGCTATGCCAAAAGCAAGAGATATCCCatcaatattttttctttttacgcCCCCATGTCGCCACATAGGAGGGACCTAGGGGCATAAAAAGGGATCATATTTATTCCACAAGCAGCCTTAAAAATTTGGCATATgtctcttttttaaaatatttatttgtaatattttactatacacTTTAGAACACTTGTCAACCCCATGGCCTTGCTTATAGAGTTTAAAAACTCCACTCGCATTGTACCAAATATTATTCCTTCAAATAATacttttatgaataaaatatttatttaagaaaCCTACAAACAAGACTTAAACCACATTCAaactttttttagtttattttataaataatgaattttattata
It encodes the following:
- the LOC121210869 gene encoding protein ABA DEFICIENT 4, chloroplastic isoform X1, with the protein product MFFSSCIAHPLISPKISHFGQPGNLHRNVEVDQRFTSALKIRTTDHPSQQARIGAGLLDEWSFARGTRLVIRQKVSTFIPFRKSFEVQASWLPTSQIASSVFTLGTAAVLPFYTLMVFAPKSELTKKSMESSVPFIVLGLLYAYLLYLSWTPDTLKLMFASKYWLPELSGMAKMFSSEMTLASAWIHLLAVDLFAARQVFQDGLQNQIETRHSVSLCLLFCPIGIVTHFVTKAVAKTAADDRHKMH
- the LOC121210869 gene encoding protein ABA DEFICIENT 4, chloroplastic isoform X2 encodes the protein MSVRERLYFYLKISHFGQPGNLHRNVEVDQRFTSALKIRTTDHPSQQARIGAGLLDEWSFARGTRLVIRQKVSTFIPFRKSFEVQASWLPTSQIASSVFTLGTAAVLPFYTLMVFAPKSELTKKSMESSVPFIVLGLLYAYLLYLSWTPDTLKLMFASKYWLPELSGMAKMFSSEMTLASAWIHLLAVDLFAARQVFQDGLQNQIETRHSVSLCLLFCPIGIVTHFVTKAVAKTAADDRHKMH